In Candidatus Nitrospira nitrosa, the genomic stretch ACGCGATTCAGTATCGTGTTCATGATCGGCAATAGCACCCTAACAGTTCGCTTTGGGGCTCCATCGATTGCGAGCTTGAATGTTGACACCCAGAGCCGCAGACTGTTGTCCTGAGTCAGGAGGATAGGAAAAGGTGACAGTGAAGTCTCGCCAGAGCGTCCCGGGCTCATGAAATGTCTGTGATTCAAGTGTCAGCCAGGCATGACCTTCCAGGCCAGACAGGTCCTTTCTAACACCACAATGAAACCGTACCGGATATCCCCGACGTCGGGCCAGCCGATATAGTGCCA encodes the following:
- a CDS encoding lasso peptide biosynthesis B2 protein, which encodes MGQLDKYWNVLLIGLLILWVRLLLRLRSLPAVLATLSSGSAMGTPDEAEIRKLTYYIDRWLRLFPYNQKGNCFPRSLALYRLARRRGYPVRFHCGVRKDLSGLEGHAWLTLESQTFHEPGTLWRDFTVTFSYPPDSGQQSAALGVNIQARNRWSPKANC